Proteins from one Flammeovirgaceae bacterium genomic window:
- a CDS encoding SDR family oxidoreductase, which translates to MPYFKNKVAWITGASSGIGEALAYELSRRGARLVLSARRKEELEKVKGNCGLSVQDNIKILPLDLSAANTLQLSAAAAIQAFGRIDLLINNGGVSQRSLAMETSLEVDRKVMEVNYFGTIAITKFLLPQFLKQKGGHIAVVTSLTGKFGTPYRSGYAAAKHALHGFFDSLRAELWKENIKVTLIAPGFVQTKISVSALTGDGSRLNEMDEAQRNGMPVAKAAKQIANGIARQKNEVYIGGREVLGAYVKRFFPGLFNKIIRKAKVR; encoded by the coding sequence ATGCCCTATTTCAAAAACAAAGTTGCCTGGATAACAGGCGCTTCTTCTGGCATTGGGGAGGCGCTTGCCTATGAACTGTCGCGGAGGGGCGCGCGCCTGGTCCTTTCCGCCAGGAGGAAGGAAGAGCTCGAAAAAGTAAAAGGCAATTGCGGGCTATCCGTTCAGGACAACATCAAGATACTCCCGCTGGACCTATCCGCGGCCAATACCTTGCAACTGAGCGCAGCGGCCGCCATCCAGGCCTTTGGCCGTATCGACCTCCTCATCAACAATGGAGGGGTAAGCCAAAGGAGTTTGGCCATGGAGACTTCCCTTGAAGTGGACCGGAAGGTGATGGAGGTCAATTATTTTGGCACCATTGCCATAACCAAGTTCCTATTGCCGCAATTCCTAAAACAAAAAGGAGGGCATATCGCTGTGGTCACGAGCCTTACGGGAAAATTCGGCACCCCCTACCGGTCGGGGTATGCTGCCGCCAAGCATGCCCTGCACGGCTTCTTTGACTCCCTGCGTGCGGAGCTGTGGAAGGAAAACATAAAAGTCACCCTTATCGCACCGGGCTTTGTCCAAACAAAGATATCCGTCTCCGCCCTCACGGGGGATGGTTCGAGGCTAAACGAAATGGACGAGGCCCAACGGAATGGCATGCCGGTGGCCAAAGCGGCAAAGCAAATCGCAAACGGCATTGCCCGTCAAAAAAACGAAGTGTACATTGGCGGCAGGGAAGTGCTGGGCGCGTATGTCAAAAGGTTCTTCCCGGGGCTGTTCAACAAAATTATAAGAAAAGCAAAGGTGAGGTAG
- a CDS encoding dihydrofolate reductase: MIISLIAAVAQNRTIGKENDLPWRLPDDMNYFMRTTMGHHVLLGRKNYDSLLPKFKPLPNRTNIVVTRQKDFKAAGCIVAHSIDDGIAVARKNNERELFIIGGAQIYAQSMAQADYLYLTEIHAEIEGDTFFPKTDPGDWGEISRKRHEADERHRYAFDFVVYKRKNK; this comes from the coding sequence ATGATCATATCACTTATCGCGGCCGTGGCACAAAACAGGACAATAGGAAAGGAAAACGACCTGCCATGGCGGCTGCCAGACGACATGAACTATTTTATGCGCACCACCATGGGCCATCACGTGCTGCTGGGAAGGAAAAACTACGACTCCCTCCTTCCCAAGTTCAAGCCGCTTCCCAACAGGACGAACATCGTGGTCACCCGGCAGAAGGATTTTAAGGCAGCCGGTTGCATAGTGGCCCACTCCATTGACGATGGGATTGCCGTGGCAAGGAAAAACAACGAACGGGAGTTGTTTATCATTGGCGGTGCACAGATATATGCACAATCCATGGCACAGGCCGACTACCTCTACCTTACGGAGATACATGCCGAAATCGAAGGGGACACATTTTTCCCCAAGACCGACCCTGGCGACTGGGGGGAAATATCGAGGAAGCGCCACGAAGCGGATGAAAGGCACCGCTATGCATTTGATTTTGTCGTTTACAAGCGAAAGAATAAGTAG
- a CDS encoding methionyl-tRNA formyltransferase, with product MGTPEFAVPSLQALVDHGFKVVAVITAPDKPQGRGQKLAAPPVKQCALENNLPVLQPSNLKSAEFLEELKSYQADLQVVVAFRMLPEAVWSLPPLGTFNLHASLLPQYRGAAPINWAIINGEKETGVTTFFLQHEIDTGNIIFQEKETIEEWDTAGSLYERLRHKGASLVVKTARAIESGEYPATPQKAAGAKPAPKIFKETCRIDWAQPSKSIIDFVRGLNPYPAAWAKINGKTFKVFKVSTAKGPNSEEAFVTDQKNYLYFKTKDGWASIEELQPEGKKRMGIKEFFRGNKI from the coding sequence ATGGGCACCCCCGAATTTGCCGTGCCCAGCCTGCAAGCACTTGTCGATCACGGTTTCAAGGTAGTGGCCGTCATCACCGCCCCCGACAAACCGCAAGGACGTGGGCAAAAGCTGGCCGCACCGCCCGTGAAGCAATGCGCGCTTGAAAACAACCTGCCCGTATTGCAGCCATCCAATTTAAAGTCTGCTGAATTCCTGGAGGAATTAAAAAGTTACCAGGCCGACCTTCAGGTGGTAGTGGCTTTCCGCATGCTGCCCGAGGCCGTCTGGTCCTTGCCCCCATTGGGCACCTTCAATTTGCACGCCTCCCTCCTTCCACAGTACCGGGGGGCGGCACCCATCAACTGGGCCATCATCAACGGGGAAAAGGAAACGGGGGTGACCACCTTTTTCCTCCAGCATGAAATCGATACCGGCAACATCATATTCCAGGAGAAAGAGACCATTGAGGAATGGGATACCGCAGGATCGTTGTACGAAAGGTTGAGGCACAAGGGCGCTTCGCTGGTGGTAAAAACGGCCAGGGCCATTGAATCAGGGGAATACCCTGCCACGCCACAAAAGGCAGCAGGGGCAAAGCCCGCGCCCAAAATATTCAAAGAAACCTGCCGGATCGACTGGGCCCAACCTTCCAAAAGCATAATTGACTTTGTGCGCGGCCTCAATCCTTACCCAGCGGCCTGGGCCAAAATCAACGGCAAAACCTTTAAGGTTTTTAAAGTATCCACGGCCAAAGGCCCCAACAGTGAAGAAGCTTTTGTGACCGATCAAAAAAATTACCTTTATTTCAAAACCAAAGACGGATGGGCAAGCATTGAGGAACTGCAGCCCGAAGGAAAGAAAAGAATGGGCATCAAAGAATTTTTCCGGGGAAACAAAATTTGA
- a CDS encoding polyprenol monophosphomannose synthase, with translation MSHAIVIIPTYNEKENIGLIIEAVFTLPVDFDLLVVDDNSPDGTAEIVKRLQAQFNTSRERLHLLQRQGKLGLGTAYIKGFKYALEKDYDYILEMDADFSHDPNDLVNLYQACSQGGHDMAVGSRYVTGVNVVNWPIGRVLLSYFASAYVRLVTRMPIRDATAGFVCYSKEVLRTIPLDKVRFTGYGFQIEMKFLVWKYGFTFKEVPIIFTERVRGQSKLSVGIFKEAFFGVIQLTVGSWFKSYKRTRG, from the coding sequence GTGAGCCACGCCATCGTCATTATTCCTACTTACAACGAGAAGGAAAACATCGGGCTGATCATCGAAGCTGTCTTTACGCTGCCCGTGGATTTTGACCTGCTCGTAGTGGACGACAACTCGCCTGACGGCACGGCCGAAATCGTGAAGCGGCTGCAGGCCCAATTCAACACCTCCCGTGAGCGGTTGCACCTGCTGCAGCGCCAGGGGAAGCTGGGCCTGGGCACTGCGTACATCAAAGGATTTAAATACGCCTTGGAAAAAGATTATGACTATATCCTGGAGATGGACGCGGATTTTTCGCACGACCCAAACGACCTCGTGAACCTGTACCAGGCCTGTTCGCAAGGTGGCCATGACATGGCGGTGGGCTCCCGCTATGTTACAGGGGTAAACGTGGTAAACTGGCCCATCGGACGGGTACTGCTTTCTTACTTTGCCAGTGCGTACGTCCGGCTGGTCACCCGTATGCCCATTCGCGATGCCACCGCGGGCTTTGTATGTTATTCCAAGGAAGTATTGCGCACCATTCCGTTGGACAAGGTCAGGTTCACCGGTTATGGCTTTCAGATCGAAATGAAATTCCTGGTATGGAAGTATGGGTTTACCTTCAAAGAAGTCCCCATCATCTTTACCGAGCGGGTCCGCGGCCAATCAAAGCTTTCCGTTGGCATATTCAAAGAGGCCTTTTTTGGCGTCATCCAACTTACCGTGGGCAGTTGGTTCAAGTCCTATAAAAGGACCAGGGGCTAA
- a CDS encoding HAD family hydrolase: protein MALKNKCVFLDRDGVLNEDRPDYSYHLEHFRVLPGVPLALRQLKNAGYLLIVVTNQSGISKGVYTQQDMEACHDYLQQVCGGLIDHFYFSPYHPDISESLGRKPGSLLFEKGIAKFGIEPARSWMVGDRERDLVPARQLGMRTILIGNDAGTAGKWDFTTPDLASAARQILSR from the coding sequence ATGGCATTGAAAAACAAATGTGTGTTCCTGGACCGCGATGGCGTGTTAAACGAAGACCGGCCGGACTATTCCTATCATTTGGAACATTTCAGGGTATTGCCGGGCGTGCCCCTGGCCCTGCGCCAGTTGAAAAACGCTGGGTATCTTTTGATCGTGGTGACCAACCAATCCGGGATTTCCAAAGGCGTCTATACCCAACAGGACATGGAGGCCTGCCACGACTACCTTCAGCAGGTGTGCGGGGGGCTGATCGACCATTTCTATTTCAGTCCCTACCATCCTGACATCTCGGAGTCGCTGGGGCGAAAGCCGGGGTCGCTGTTGTTTGAAAAAGGCATCGCGAAGTTTGGCATTGAACCCGCCAGGAGTTGGATGGTGGGCGACAGGGAGCGCGACCTGGTGCCGGCCAGGCAACTGGGCATGCGGACGATTTTGATTGGGAACGATGCCGGTACGGCCGGGAAATGGGATTTTACCACACCGGACCTGGCCAGTGCGGCACGGCAAATACTTTCCCGCTAG
- a CDS encoding peptidylprolyl isomerase codes for MKPSYALYALLLFLLPACTTPRISARLPHREAPATFKARFETSKGDFVAEFHRAWSPLAVDRAYQLIKSGFYNDAAIFRVVKDYVAQFGIGNDTTLHAFWNARKLADEPVVVPNTEGTISFARSGPNSRGTQLFINLKNNSPRLDTLAYQSVKGFPVIGEIIENKTMPGRFYSGYGNSPRQDSIQAYGNRYLRTNFPQLDYIKKARIIK; via the coding sequence ATGAAACCCTCGTACGCCCTATACGCCCTGCTCCTTTTCCTTTTGCCCGCCTGCACGACCCCCAGGATAAGTGCCCGGTTGCCACACCGCGAAGCCCCTGCCACCTTCAAGGCCCGGTTCGAAACCTCCAAGGGCGATTTTGTGGCGGAGTTCCACCGGGCCTGGTCACCGTTGGCCGTGGACAGGGCGTACCAACTGATCAAAAGTGGCTTTTACAATGATGCGGCCATATTCAGGGTGGTAAAGGATTATGTGGCCCAGTTTGGGATTGGAAATGACACTACCCTGCATGCATTTTGGAATGCGCGCAAACTGGCGGACGAGCCTGTAGTGGTGCCCAACACGGAGGGCACTATATCCTTTGCCCGGTCCGGGCCAAACTCAAGGGGCACCCAACTGTTTATCAATTTAAAGAACAACTCCCCAAGGTTGGATACCTTGGCATATCAAAGTGTAAAGGGTTTTCCCGTTATCGGGGAAATCATAGAAAACAAAACGATGCCCGGCCGGTTTTATTCAGGGTATGGCAATAGCCCGAGGCAGGATTCCATCCAAGCGTACGGCAACCGGTACCTGCGCACGAATTTTCCACAACTTGATTACATCAAAAAGGCCCGCATAATAAAATAA
- a CDS encoding elongation factor G: protein MKVFDGKHIKNIALLGAPKSGKTLLAEDMVFEAGITHRRGTIEGKNTVSDYHDIEQERENSVFATTLHTEWRDYKINIIDTPGFDDFAGEMISSLRVADTCIMVVNAQHGVEVGTELIWNHVDRFGKPVIFAINQVDHPKANFEDALKDIKQRFGAAVTQMQYPVNQGEGFNEIIDLLKMTCYRFPAEGGKPEKLPIPDSEKEKASRLHNELVEKAAENDEKLMELYFEKGTLDEDEMRQGIKKGMVNREVFPVFCMSAKLNMGSGRMMGFIDNVAPSPREAKPEVSEDGKEIPFDPAKPTVLFVFKSHFEPNVGRLSFFKVISGEVDTSTELINGQTGALERIHHLFIMDGKSRTPVDKLVAGDIGATLKLKETFTNQTLHAKGHEVIIKPIEFPEPRIRTAVVAQSKGEDEKIGEVLHKIHQEDPTLMVNYSKELKQLIISGQGEMHLTVCKWYLDNVYKLQTDFITPRISYRETIHRPAEANYRHKKQSGGAGQFGEVFLKIEPYKEGMPDPEGFSIRGKEEIDLEWGGKLVFYNCIVGGVIDARFIPSILKGVMEKMEEGPITGSYVRDVRVMVYDGKMHTVDSNDISFKIAGMMAFKDAFMKAEPQLLEPMYDLEVFLPEEIMGEVMGDLQTRRATIMGMDTRGNYQVIKARAPLAELDRYSTALRSLSQGRASFTQKMAGFAPVPYDIQKKLAGKMQEAEAV, encoded by the coding sequence ATGAAAGTATTTGACGGAAAACACATCAAAAACATCGCCCTCCTGGGGGCCCCGAAGAGTGGAAAGACCCTGTTGGCGGAAGACATGGTCTTCGAGGCCGGCATTACCCACCGCAGGGGGACCATTGAAGGGAAAAACACCGTTAGCGATTACCACGACATAGAGCAAGAACGGGAAAATTCCGTGTTTGCCACCACCCTGCACACCGAGTGGCGCGACTACAAAATCAACATCATCGACACGCCCGGGTTTGACGACTTTGCAGGGGAGATGATATCCTCCCTTCGTGTGGCAGACACCTGCATAATGGTGGTGAACGCACAACATGGGGTAGAGGTGGGCACGGAATTGATTTGGAACCACGTTGACCGGTTTGGCAAGCCGGTCATTTTTGCCATTAACCAGGTGGATCACCCGAAAGCAAACTTCGAAGATGCACTCAAAGATATAAAACAACGCTTTGGTGCTGCCGTCACCCAAATGCAATACCCGGTAAATCAGGGGGAAGGCTTCAATGAAATAATCGACTTGCTTAAAATGACGTGCTATCGTTTTCCTGCGGAAGGGGGCAAACCCGAAAAATTGCCCATCCCGGACAGCGAAAAAGAAAAAGCATCACGGCTGCACAACGAGTTGGTGGAAAAGGCCGCGGAAAATGACGAGAAGTTGATGGAGCTCTACTTCGAAAAGGGCACCTTGGACGAAGATGAAATGCGCCAGGGGATTAAGAAGGGGATGGTCAACCGGGAGGTCTTTCCCGTGTTTTGCATGTCGGCCAAGCTGAACATGGGCAGCGGGCGCATGATGGGCTTTATAGACAATGTGGCCCCGTCCCCCAGGGAGGCCAAGCCGGAGGTTTCCGAAGATGGAAAGGAAATACCATTTGACCCCGCCAAGCCAACGGTGCTCTTCGTGTTCAAGTCCCATTTTGAGCCCAATGTGGGGAGGCTTTCCTTTTTTAAAGTCATTTCCGGTGAGGTGGACACCTCCACGGAACTCATCAACGGGCAGACCGGTGCGCTGGAGCGCATCCACCACCTCTTTATCATGGACGGCAAATCACGTACCCCTGTGGATAAATTGGTGGCCGGGGATATTGGGGCGACCTTAAAACTGAAAGAAACCTTCACCAACCAAACCTTGCATGCCAAAGGCCATGAGGTGATCATCAAACCCATCGAATTCCCGGAACCCCGCATCCGCACGGCCGTGGTGGCACAAAGCAAGGGGGAAGACGAAAAGATAGGGGAAGTGCTCCATAAAATACATCAGGAAGACCCTACCCTGATGGTGAACTATTCCAAGGAGCTAAAGCAATTGATTATTTCAGGCCAGGGGGAAATGCACCTTACCGTGTGCAAGTGGTACCTCGACAATGTATACAAATTGCAAACCGATTTCATCACGCCCCGGATTTCTTACCGCGAAACCATCCACCGCCCCGCAGAAGCCAACTACAGGCACAAAAAACAATCGGGAGGGGCCGGCCAGTTTGGGGAAGTGTTCCTGAAAATCGAACCCTACAAGGAGGGAATGCCCGACCCCGAAGGGTTTTCCATAAGGGGCAAGGAAGAAATCGACCTGGAGTGGGGCGGCAAGCTTGTTTTCTACAACTGCATTGTTGGGGGCGTGATCGATGCCAGGTTTATTCCTTCCATACTTAAAGGGGTAATGGAAAAAATGGAAGAAGGCCCCATCACCGGCTCGTACGTGAGGGACGTGAGGGTAATGGTGTATGACGGGAAAATGCATACCGTGGATTCCAACGATATCTCGTTCAAAATTGCGGGGATGATGGCCTTTAAAGACGCCTTTATGAAAGCCGAGCCCCAATTGCTGGAGCCCATGTACGACCTGGAGGTTTTTTTACCGGAAGAAATCATGGGGGAAGTTATGGGCGACCTGCAGACGCGCAGGGCCACCATCATGGGGATGGACACGCGGGGCAATTACCAGGTGATAAAGGCCAGGGCACCGCTGGCCGAACTGGACCGTTACTCCACGGCCCTGAGGTCCCTTTCACAAGGGCGCGCCAGTTTCACGCAAAAGATGGCCGGGTTTGCACCTGTCCCTTACGATATCCAGAAAAAGCTGGCAGGCAAAATGCAGGAGGCCGAGGCAGTATAA
- the nth gene encoding endonuclease III: MTKAEKTKDILSILNKYYPNPEVPLRHHDAYTLLVSVLLSAQCTDERVNKTTPFLFALADNPYDMMKVPVEDIREAIKPCGLSPMKSKGIAGLSKILVEKYNGKVPDTFEALEALPGVGHKTASVVMTQWFGHPAFPVDTHIHRLAYRWGLSNGKNVAQTEKDLKRLVPEKYWNKAHLQIIYFGREYCPARGHRWESCPICSKHMPKKLRD, encoded by the coding sequence ATGACCAAAGCAGAAAAAACAAAAGACATCCTTTCCATTCTCAATAAGTATTATCCAAACCCGGAGGTCCCCCTCCGGCACCACGATGCCTATACCCTCCTGGTATCGGTTTTGTTGTCGGCACAATGCACGGACGAACGGGTAAACAAGACCACGCCCTTCCTGTTTGCGCTGGCAGACAACCCCTACGACATGATGAAGGTTCCGGTGGAGGATATCCGGGAGGCCATCAAACCATGCGGGCTATCGCCCATGAAATCCAAGGGCATCGCAGGCCTTTCCAAAATATTGGTGGAGAAATACAATGGGAAAGTACCGGATACATTTGAGGCGCTGGAAGCGCTGCCGGGCGTTGGGCATAAGACCGCATCAGTGGTGATGACACAATGGTTTGGCCATCCTGCCTTTCCTGTTGACACCCACATCCATCGCCTGGCGTACCGATGGGGACTGTCCAATGGAAAAAACGTGGCACAAACCGAAAAGGACCTCAAGCGGCTGGTCCCCGAAAAGTATTGGAACAAAGCCCACCTGCAGATCATTTATTTTGGAAGGGAATACTGCCCGGCACGGGGCCACCGCTGGGAGTCATGCCCGATATGCAGCAAACATATGCCCAAAAAGCTCCGTGATTAA
- a CDS encoding ABC transporter permease has protein sequence MNNSIEEQPFFYDIDLYKDYEKYGYIDHVQEYAHKAGLIKTDDEVLGIVFKGVGKSFDLNAFKQNMVEGEFLHLPDSNYAFETVLSRTIANKIKAKVNDEVIVHFFQNPPRFRKLKVVGIYETNLSDYYDSKVIIGDIRLIARLNDWADSVAGGLEVFVKDPKDIDKAYDAIGKDMDYDLYLEKVSDKYVQVFEWLGLISRQVNILLAVILTVVCVNMVSVVLILVMERTQMIGLLKSMGAGNRLVRSVFVYSGIHLVAKGLAYGNVLGLGLCYLQYRFRWARLNPHDYYMSFVPISWDWGMVALLNLLVFTVVALVLLVPTAIVSRINPIKAIRFD, from the coding sequence ATGAACAACTCCATTGAGGAGCAGCCGTTTTTTTATGATATCGACCTGTACAAGGATTATGAAAAGTACGGGTATATCGACCATGTGCAGGAGTATGCGCACAAGGCCGGCCTGATCAAGACCGATGACGAAGTGTTGGGGATTGTGTTTAAGGGCGTGGGAAAAAGCTTTGACCTCAATGCCTTTAAACAAAACATGGTGGAAGGGGAATTCCTTCATTTGCCGGACTCCAACTATGCTTTTGAAACGGTACTCAGCCGGACCATTGCCAACAAGATAAAAGCAAAAGTAAACGATGAGGTCATTGTGCATTTTTTTCAAAACCCACCCCGGTTTAGGAAGCTGAAGGTTGTGGGCATCTATGAAACCAACCTCTCGGACTACTACGACAGTAAGGTAATCATTGGCGACATCCGGTTGATTGCCAGGCTCAACGACTGGGCGGACAGTGTGGCTGGCGGGTTGGAGGTGTTTGTGAAAGACCCTAAAGATATTGACAAGGCCTATGATGCCATTGGGAAAGACATGGATTATGATTTGTACCTGGAGAAGGTGAGCGATAAGTATGTTCAGGTATTTGAATGGCTTGGGCTGATCAGCCGCCAGGTGAACATCCTGTTGGCCGTCATCCTTACCGTGGTGTGCGTCAATATGGTTTCGGTGGTTTTGATCCTGGTGATGGAGCGCACCCAGATGATCGGCTTGCTTAAATCAATGGGGGCGGGCAACCGCCTGGTCCGGTCGGTATTTGTATATAGTGGTATCCACCTAGTGGCAAAGGGGCTGGCCTATGGCAATGTGCTCGGCCTGGGGCTTTGTTACCTCCAGTACCGGTTTCGGTGGGCACGGCTTAACCCCCACGATTATTATATGAGTTTTGTCCCCATCAGTTGGGACTGGGGCATGGTGGCCTTGCTCAACCTGCTGGTGTTTACCGTTGTGGCCCTGGTGTTGCTCGTGCCCACGGCCATCGTGTCCCGTATCAACCCGATCAAGGCCATCAGGTTTGATTGA
- a CDS encoding RNA polymerase sigma factor: MKSTGDIFTEWLVLGCQHGDAKAFDLLVKRWHPKVLKMAYWHSKSGHAAKDIAQETWAGVVKGIDKLHDPARFPVWLNQIVYRKSVDWVRNIQKQRRVGRNEVKESMHAEDGDDSDRLEQVMKHLQALPEDQKIILTLFYLKGHNIREISEILTIPLGTVKSRLFGAREHLKKKINF, encoded by the coding sequence ATGAAAAGCACTGGTGACATTTTTACGGAATGGCTTGTATTGGGATGCCAACACGGGGATGCCAAAGCGTTTGACCTGCTGGTGAAACGGTGGCACCCAAAAGTCCTAAAGATGGCATACTGGCACAGTAAAAGTGGGCATGCGGCCAAGGATATCGCCCAGGAAACCTGGGCTGGCGTGGTCAAAGGGATTGACAAACTGCACGATCCGGCCCGTTTCCCGGTTTGGCTCAATCAAATTGTGTATAGGAAATCAGTGGACTGGGTCCGCAACATCCAAAAACAAAGAAGGGTGGGCCGGAATGAAGTGAAAGAATCAATGCATGCGGAGGACGGGGACGACAGTGACCGGTTGGAGCAGGTGATGAAGCACCTGCAGGCATTGCCGGAAGATCAAAAAATAATTCTAACGCTCTTCTACCTAAAGGGGCACAACATCAGGGAAATAAGCGAAATCCTAACCATACCCTTAGGCACCGTAAAATCCAGGTTGTTCGGTGCAAGGGAACATTTAAAGAAAAAAATAAACTTTTGA
- a CDS encoding DUF1343 domain-containing protein → MIRTIGLSVFLWTCALSCKGQHPDNIITGAMQLDLLVPKLEGKRVALLVNHTSRVGSAHLADTLASLGVNLVKIFSPEHGFRGQAADGEKVNNSVDKKTGLPIVSLYGNAKKPTAEQLKDVDVVIFDIQDVGVRFYTYISSLYYMMEACGENNTTVMVLDRPNPNSFIDGPILEPGFKSFVGIIPIPIAHGMTVGELATMMLGEKWLDGGLQCRLEVIPMKHYAHGQEYILPVKPSPNLPTQHAVVLYPSLCLFEGTVVSVGRGTPMPFEVIGNPQLTGYPFTFTPVSTPGMSIHPPHENKTCYGLDLRDTKTAPGISLKYLLEFYNAYPEKDKFFTPYFNILAGTDKLKGQIMSGMTEDEIKLTWQNGLDAFKALRKKYLLYN, encoded by the coding sequence ATGATAAGGACAATTGGGTTATCCGTTTTTTTGTGGACGTGTGCCCTGTCTTGCAAAGGACAGCACCCCGACAATATTATAACGGGGGCCATGCAGCTTGATTTGCTGGTGCCCAAGCTGGAGGGCAAGCGGGTGGCCTTGCTCGTCAACCACACCTCACGGGTAGGAAGTGCCCACCTGGCCGACACGCTCGCCAGCCTGGGCGTAAACCTGGTAAAAATATTTTCCCCGGAGCACGGCTTCAGGGGCCAGGCGGCCGATGGTGAAAAAGTCAATAATTCCGTTGATAAAAAAACAGGGCTGCCCATCGTCTCCCTTTATGGCAACGCCAAAAAACCCACTGCCGAACAATTGAAGGATGTGGACGTAGTCATTTTTGACATTCAGGACGTGGGCGTGCGGTTTTACACCTACATCAGTTCCCTATATTATATGATGGAAGCCTGCGGGGAAAACAATACCACCGTAATGGTGCTGGACAGGCCCAACCCCAACAGTTTTATTGACGGCCCCATATTGGAGCCTGGGTTCAAATCGTTCGTGGGGATCATCCCCATACCCATCGCGCACGGAATGACGGTGGGCGAGCTGGCCACCATGATGCTGGGGGAAAAATGGCTTGATGGTGGCCTCCAATGCCGGTTGGAGGTAATCCCTATGAAGCACTATGCCCATGGCCAGGAATATATCCTGCCCGTAAAGCCATCGCCCAACCTGCCTACGCAACATGCCGTTGTATTGTACCCTTCCTTATGCCTGTTTGAAGGAACAGTGGTCAGTGTGGGGCGCGGGACCCCCATGCCCTTTGAAGTGATCGGCAACCCGCAACTGACAGGGTACCCCTTCACCTTTACGCCCGTAAGCACCCCGGGCATGTCCATTCACCCGCCCCATGAAAACAAAACCTGTTATGGCCTTGACCTCCGCGACACAAAGACAGCCCCGGGCATCTCATTAAAATATTTATTGGAATTTTATAACGCCTATCCCGAAAAGGACAAATTTTTTACCCCTTACTTCAATATCCTTGCAGGCACCGATAAGTTAAAAGGGCAAATCATGTCGGGAATGACGGAAGACGAAATCAAACTCACCTGGCAAAATGGTTTGGATGCCTTTAAGGCCCTCAGGAAAAAATATTTGTTGTACAACTAG